AACTCGACATATCAAACGATATATCGGTGAAAGAAATGGAGAAGCCGAAGTTCAGGGGACACCTCAAACTCCTCGTTTTGAAACTCCTTGAGGAAGGTCCGCTCCACGGGTACGGCGTAATGGCGGAGCTTGAGAAGAGGTACGGCATGCCCCAGCCGAGCCCTGGGGCTATATACCCCATCCTAGCCTCCCTGAAGAGGTCAGGCCTCATTGAGGTCGCAGGTGAGGGAAAAAGGGAGAAGAAGCTCTACCGCATAACCGAGAAGGGAAGAGAGTACCTCAAAGAGCATGAATACGAGGTGAATGAAGCCATTGAGACCGCAGAGCGCTTTAGGGAGTTCGCCCGTCTCGGCGGCAGGGAGCTGGCGGAGGTTCTCAAAGAGACATTCAACTCGATCAACGAATTGGGTGAAGAGCAGAGAAGGGCCCTCGCGAAGGAATTTGCAGAGTTCACGAAGAGGGTTAGGTTAATTCTTTTGGGTGAGATAAAGGAGGGAACGGAATGAGCGAAGCATTAGTTGTTGAGAACCTCGTTAAGAAGTACGGGGACTTTGAGGCCGTTAAAGGGGTCTCCTTTAAGGTTAAGAGGGGAGAGATATTCGCCTTCCTCGGGCCGAACGGGGCAGGGAAAACAACCACCGTGCACGTTCTCACGACGCTTTTGAGGCCGACCTCGGGAAGGGCGATCGTCGCTGGCCACGACGTGGTTGAGGAGCCGATGGAGGTGAGGAAGAGGATAGGCATAGTCTTTCAGGATCCGAGCCTCGACAGGGAGCTTACCGCGTGGGAGAACATGTACATCCACGGGAGAATATACGGGCTGAAGGGGAGCGAACTGAGGGAGAAGATAGAGCGCCTCCTCAAGTTCGTCGAGCTCTGGGAGTTCAAGGACAAACCAGTCAAGACCTTCAGCGGCGGGATGCAGAGGAGGCTTGAGATAGCGCGCTCTCTCCTCCACGAGCCCGAGGTTCTCTTCCTTGATGAACCCACGATAGGCCTCGATCCGCAGACGAGGGCGCACATCTGGGACTACATTCGCGCCATGAAGGAGGAGCACAATATGACGATTTTCCTCACGACTCACTACATGGACGAGGCGGAGATGTTAGCGGACAGGATAGCCATCATAGACCACGGAAAGATAATTGCCGAGGGCACCGCGGAGAAGCTCAAAAAGCTCGTCGGAAACGACGTGATCTATTTTAAACTCGACGCTCCCGAAGAGCTCAAGTGCCTCGAAAGTGGCTTCATCAGGGGCTGTAAGGTTCTTCCCGACGGCAGGGTGGCGCTTGAGGTGGAAAACGCTGCCGAAGCGCTCCCGGGACTCTTCGAGCTCGCAAATGAGAGGGGCATCAGAATCCTCGAGGTCACCTACCACAGACCCACGCTCAACGACGTCTTCCTCCACCTGACTGGCAGGGAGATAAGGGACGAAGGGCCGGAGAACCCGATGGCTTCCTTCGTGAGAATGAGGATGAGGAGGAGGTGAGAGGATGGAGGCACTAACCACAATGGCCTACAGGCAGCTCAAGAGGTTCAGCAGGGCGAGGTCGAGGGTAATCGGGATGATAATCAACCCGCTCATCTGGCTCGTCTTCTTCGGCCTCGGGTGGAGCAAGGTCTTCGACAACCCCATGACGAAGATGATCTTTGGGGGAGTGGACTACTTAACGTTCCTCGCGCCAGGTATCTTTGCCATGACGGTCTTCAACATGAGCTTCATAGCAGGAGTAAGCGTTATCTGGGACAAGCAGTTCGGCTTTCTCAAGGAAGTCCTTGTTGCTCCCGCATCGAGGAGGGGGAGCATCCTGGGGAGGATAATCGGTGACTCACTCGTGACGCTCGCTCAGGGAACGATAATCCTCACCCTCACCTACCCGCTCGCGGAGAGCCTCAAGCTGAGCGGATTCCTTCCGGCCCTCGGAGTCGGCTTCCTGCTCTCGATGGCCTTCTCGGGCTTTGGCGTCAGCCTGGCTTTGAAGATGGAGAGCATGGAGGGCTTCCAGATGGTGATGATGGTCCTCATGCTCCCGCTGACCTTCCTGAGCGGCGCGATATACCCAATAGACACCATGCCAGGCTGGATGAAGGCCTTAGCTTACATCAACCCGTTAACTTACGCCGTTGACGGCGCGAGGCACTTCCTCGTGGGGGCCAACGTTGCCAAGTTCTCGCTCGCCGTTGATTTAGGTGTTCTGACCGTCCTGGCGGCCCTCCTGGTGGGGCTGGCCATGGTTGAGTTCGAGAGGGCAACGATAGGTTGAAGGGGAGGGCTCCCTCATTCTTTTACCCTGTCTTTGAACCTTTCGTAGCTTATCTTCAGCGCCTTCAGGACGGGGAGTTCCTCTCCCGCGAAGAAGCTCAGCATGGCCCCACCGCCCGTTGATATATGGCTTATTCCAGTGATGTTGTACCTGTAGATGCTTGCTATTGAATGGCCACCGCCCACCACCGAGAAGGCGGGGCTTTCGCCGATGGCCCTGAAAACACCGACCGTACCAACCGCAAATTCTTCCCTCTCAAAGACGCCCATCGGGCCGTTAGCCACTATTATCTTTGCACCTATCAGTATCTCGCGGTACTTCTCCACGGTCCTTGAGCCTATGTCAAGGATGGGATACTGGTCAAACAGCCTCTTTTCGCCGCCCAGGAGATCAACCTCAAGGCGCTCGCCTTTGTAATCAATGGCAAAGTCCACAGGCGTTCTGACATAGGGATAGAACTCGTCGAGTATCTTCTCCGCCCAGTCCACAAGCTCAAGGAGACCTTTCCTGTGAAGGAACTCTATGTTGGCATCCCCGAGGTCAAAGCCCTTAGCGAGCGTGAATATCTGCCCGACGAGACCACCAGTGAGGATGAGATCCGCTTTCCCCTTCCGCAGGACGTTCTCGGCAACGCGGAGGGAGTCATCTACCTTTGCACCGCCCAGGACGTAAACTCTCGGCCTCTCCTCGCTCTCGTAAGCTTTGCTCAGTGCATCAACCTCCGTCTCCATAAGCTTCCCCATTATCATCGGCTTAAGGCGGGCGAAGCCGACGAGGGAGGGCTGGCTCCTGTGGGCAGTTGCAAAGGCATCGTTAACGACGTAGTCTATTAACGGCGCAAGCTTTCTCACGAAGAACGTCTTTTCGCACTCCTCAATTGACCTGTTGAATACCTCTTCAGCTGAGAAGCGGAGGTTTTCGAGAATTATAGCCTCCCCTGGCTTCAGGGAGCTTATTCTCTCCCTGGCGTATTTCCCAAAGATGTCCTCGACGTATTCAACTTCCTGGCCGAGAAGTCTGCTCAGGATTTGGGCGTGCTCCTCGGTGGTTATGTAGTCCCCCTTGTAGGGTCTGCTCTGGTGGGTCGCTATCACGAGTTTCGCCCCGTTGTCGAGGAGGTGTTGAATCGTTGGTAAAACCGCCCGAAAGCGGGCGTCGCTCGTTATCCGTCCTTTTTCAACGGGGGAGTTAAGGTCAGCCCTCAGAAAAACGGTCTTTCCCTCGTAGGTGAAATCTGTGATTCTGAACATCACATCACCGAGAAAGTGTTAAATAGAGGTTTTAATAAAAGTTTATTTGAACACTCTTGGTGGTTACAATCCAGAGTACATGAGGACGGTGAGAGGATGCCTTGGACTCAGGACATCGTGAGGATGCTGTCCCGCGAGGATATCATTGAGTACTTAGCAGAAGTCCTTGATAAGATGGGATTCAGAAACCATGAGAAGGTTGCAGATCGGAGCAGGTGGGGTGTTGACATAGTAGCGGTAAGGGATGATCCGTTGGCGGGCACCGAAAAGCTTCTGATAAAGGTTCATACCGGATCGCTGGCATCTTCTAAAGAAGTTAGCGTTTTTGGCGATCTTATTGACAGATACAAAGCCGATAGAGGGATTCTTATATCTCCCCTGGGATTTACAAAGGACGCGAGAACAGTTGTTGCTAAAGAGTATAGGGCGAGGATTATACTCTGGGACGCCGAAAAGCTCGCGAAAACGTTTTCCAACTACGGGATCAAAGTTCCCGAAATCAAACCCCAAGAATCCGAGGAAAAAGCGGAAGAAACTCCCCTCACCAAGTTTGAGCTGGACGCGCCTCTCCTGTTTGAGTTTTCGCCAGAAGGGGTCCTCAAAGCCATAGCCAGGGAAGCCAGCAGAAAATATCCCATAAAGCCCGAGGACATAAAGATCTCCTTCCTCAAAGTGTATCTCTCGACGGCATACATAATTTCCTGGTCAGCGAGAGAGGGGGAGAGCGAAGAAAAGGGAAAAGCCCTGGTGTTCTCGGAAGAAAAAATAGTTTCCCAAGCTCAGTCAGACCCCAAACTGGCAACACCCGTTAAAAAAGCCCTTCTAAACGACAGGTCTGAGATATACGCAACTGAGAGAGAAATTGAATCCTCCCTCAGTCCCAGCGAATCCGTTCTTGTGCTTAAGAACACCCTTTCGGAGAAGCTCGGCGTTCCAGAGAGCAATATAACGATCCACGAGCGGAAAAAAGTGTACGTGCCCACAAAAGCGGAGGCCGAGCTTAAGGTGGGTGCCAACAGGGCGAGGGCTGTGGTGGATCCGAATACCAACGAAGTCCAGCTTGATGTGTCCGAATTGCCCGACGAGTACTTCCTGCAGACCGTTACAGAAATTCTCATGGATAGAATCGGCGAGGAGCCCCTGGAGTCAAAGATTGAAAGGAACAACGGGAAGGTGAAGGTTTTTGGCAAAACCGAGCGCTTCAACTTCGAGTTCAAGTTCAACGGGTATACCGGTGCCGTGGTATATGAAGAATCCCTTATCACCGATGAGGCCCTCAGGGAGCTCATAAGCAACAAGTATCCAGCCGGAACCATTTTGGACATCGAGAAGGGCAAGAAGGTTGCGATTGTTGAGGTTGGGCTCAAAGAGGGCATAGTAATCCTCGAGGTCAACCTTGAGAACGGAGAGTTGAAAGAGATTACCACGCTTCCTTCGCCGGAGGAGGCCTTCAAAAAGGCAAAGCCGATAATAGAGAACAACTTCCCAGTGAAGAACCTGAAGCTGGTCTCCAGCAGAGTCCTCGAACACAAGTTCTTAGAGATAACAATGGAAGGAGAAGGTGGAAAGGCGACCGCAAAAATAGACGGGGATACAAAGGACGTCCTTGACTACTTCGTCGAGATTACACCTCAGAAGGCAGAAGAGCTTGTACTCGCCAAATATCCAGGCTACAGAACACTTGGCGTATCAGAATCGGACGAGGTTTACACGGTAGAAATAGAAAACGACAAGCATAAAGTTACCGTGAAGGCAACCAAGGACGGGAAGATCCTCGAAGAGGCAGACAGGGTTCTGAAAAAAGAAGTCGCCGAGAAAATAGCGGAGGAGAAAGTTAAGGACATAGACGAAACCGCAGAGATAAAGGGGATAAGGCTAGACGGAGATTGGGTCGTTGAGTTCCAGGGAGGCAGCAAGGTCGGAAAGCTCGTACTCGACAGAAAAACGGGTGAGGTAAAGGAAGAAAACGTCAGGTTTACAGAGCTGGCGCTTGAAGAGGCTTTCCACGAACACCTGAAGAAGCTTTACGGAGAGACCGAGTTGAAGACGGAGAGGCTCACGCACTACAAGGAGGAAGGGTACATCCACATAAAGGTCGCAGGAAAGAACAGCCTTTACTATGCGAGAATAGACACGAAAACCGGGAAAATACTGAGCGAGGACAGAGCGCCGATAAAAGGAATAACTGCAAAGCTGAAGCAGCTCCAGCTGGAGAGCAAGTACAAGTGACTAGGCCATCAGCATGTTCTCTATCATTTTTATTGCTTCCACTATCTTCCTCTCGGGCTTCTCCTCGTTCTTTGGTATCTCAAGGTTTATGACGAGCCTCTCTTCCTTGCTGTCCTCGAAGTCGTAGATTTCAAGCTCCTCGACCTCAACGTCCTCGAAGATGCTCTCCAGTTCGGGGCTAAGCACCTTTTTGTCGTTGCCGTAAACCTCAACGCGGACTATATCGTCAGTCGTTGAGGCCACAACAACTATCTCGTAGGGGCCAACCTTCTTGGTGAAGCGGAAAGCGTTTCCATAGCCCTCAACGTCCTCTTTAAACCCAAGCTGAAGCATCGTGCTCCTTATGGCTTCGGTCTTGCTCTTTATCCTGTTTAAAACTCTCTCACGGAGCTTGTAGCTCTCCTCAAGGGCCTTCTTTATACCCTCACCCGCTTTCTCAACCGGGCCTTCCCATATGCCGATGATCTTGATACCTGAAGAAGTCGGCTTAAGCTCAATCTTAAGGGAATCAACGTCAAAGTCTCGCAGGTCGTCTATCTTAAGCTCGCCGAGGGTGAGTATATCAAACTCAATCCTCACGACGTTTCCAAAGGCTTTACCTTTGAACTTCACCCCCATCACCAAGAGCGGCTTGAAGCGTCGGTTTAAAAACCTTCTGTGTGATGAGGGCGAAAAATTTTCACAAATGTGGTGGCCTGCAAAAGTCGTAGAAATTGAGGGAGAAAAAGAAAGCCTTCAGAATATCAGCGGAGCCCTGTACTCGCCCCAGACTTCCCTAAGGACGTCAGTGACCTCACCGAGCGTGGCAAGGTGTCTGTGGGCCTCGATGATGTAGGGCATGAGGTTCTCGTCTTCGGTTTCGGCTGCCTTCCTGAGCTTGTCGAGGGACTCCTCAACTTTCTTGCTGTCCCTCGTTGAGCGGAGCTTCTTGAGCCTCTCGATCTGCTTGTCCCTGATGCTCGGGTCGACTTTGAGTATCTCAACATCAAGGGGCTCGTCAACGACGAACTCGTTCACACCGACTATGATGCGCTTCTTCTCCTCGACTTCCTTCTGGTACTTGTATGCCGAGTCAGCTATCTCCTTCTGGATGTAGCCGCGCTCGATTGCCCTCATCATGCCTCCCATCTTCTGAATCTTCTCGATGTACTTGAGGGCCTCTTCGTAGATGTGGTCTGTGAGCCACTCGATGTAGTAGGCGCCTCCGAGCGGGTCAACGGTGTCAACGACGCCGCTCTCGTAGGCTATTATCTGCTGGGTTCTCAGGGCTATCCTCACGCTCTTCTCGGTCGGGAGTGAGAGCGCCTCGTCGTATGAGTTGGTGTGGAGGGACTGTGTACCGCCGAGAACGGCCGCGAGGGCCTGAATCGCAACACGGACTATGTTGTTCTCGGGCTGCTGGGCGGTGAGGGTTGAGCCGGCGGTCTGGGTGTGGAAGCGAAGCATCATTGAGCGCGGGTTCTTTGCGTGGAACCACTCCTTCATGATGTATGCCCAGAGCCTTCTAGCGGCTCTAAACTTTGCTATCTCCTCGAGGAAGTTGTTGTGGGCGTTGAAGAAGAAGCTCAGCCTCGGGGCGAACTTGTCAACGTCCATGCCCCTCTCTATGACTGCCTTAACGTACTCGATACCGTCAGCGAGTGTGAAAGCGACCTCTTGAACGGCGTTTGCTCCAGCCTCCCTGATGTGGTAGCCGCTTATCGAAATTGAATTCCACTTCGGCACGTTCTCAGCACAGTACATGATGATGTCCGTGGTGAGCCTCATGCTCGGCTGGGGCGGGAAGATGTAGGTACCCCTCGCTATGTACTCCTTCAGGATGTCGTTCTGGACTGTTCCTCTCAGAACGTTCTGCGGGACGCCCTGCTTTTCAGCCACGAGGATGTACATGGCCAGAAGGTTGGCCGCGGTGGCGTTGATTGTCATGCTCGTTGAGACCTTGTCGAGCGGGATTCCATCGAAGAGTATCTCCATGTCCCAGAGGGAGTCTATAGCTACACCGACCTTTCCGACCTCGCCCTCGGCCATCGGGTGGTCGCTGTCGTAACCCATCTGGGTCGGCAGGTCAAAGGCGACGCTCAAACCAGTCTGTCCCTGGCTGAGGAGGTACTTGTAGCGCTTGTTACTCTCCTCGGCCGTTCCAAAGCCGGCGTACTGCCTCATCGTCCAGAAGCGGCCGCGGTACATGGTGGCGTAAACGCCGCGGGTAAATGGATACTCACCAGGGAAGCCGAGCTTCTCAAGGTAGTCCCAGTCCTCGCCGAGGTCAGCGGGAGTGTAGAGGCGCTTTATCTCGAAGCCGTCATCAGTCATGAACTTCTCCTTTCTCTCGGGAGCCTTCTCGAGGAACTTCTTAACGGTGGTCTCGTTCCAGCGCTCCTCTTCCTCGCGGATCTTCTTGAGCTTTTCCTTATCGAACGTCATTCCTGATCACCTGACCCTAATTGGGCACTGGAGTATAAAAACCTTTTACATAGCTCAAGTTTCACCTTGCTATTGGATAAATTGTCCATCAGCCGAGGCGCCGTTCGAGAGCAATGACCACCACCAACAGGAGGGCCAGGAGAGCCACTGTTAGCTCGCCGGAGTACTTCCCAATGCCGCTCACTGAAACGGGAACTTCCTTCGCTGTCATAGTTAGAGAAACGTTCCCTGTGCCAATTATGGATATGGCTACGAAATCCTCGTATGGCCTTAGAGGAACTTCTCCCGACACATGCTCCCCTTTACCTCTGAAAGCCCCCTTGAAATCAGCGGAGAGCGGGTCAAAGTCTTCCCTCTCCCTGTTGAGGGTGAAGTAATAGACCCTAACCTCAACCGGCCGATCAGCGTTAACATCAAGGGCAAGCTTCTTCCCGCGGAGCGATGTAGCGTTTAGGATGAACGTCTTAATTCCCTCTCCGAACTGCTTTGGAAGGAGCTCAAAGCTGATGTTCTCAGGCTTCCTGAGGTAATCCGCAACAAGAAGAACGGCGTCGAACCTGTCGCCCTCGAGCATAAGCATGAAATCAGACTCGTTGAACACTACAAAATCTGGCCTTCCCTTCCCCTGGCTTGAGGAGTGCAGAATCTCCCCACTCGAAGAGAGAACGTGAAGGGTGATGTCCAGCCCTGAGCGGACGTAATTGCCGTATGAGAAGGCTATCTTCTCCCCAGGATAGTGTTCGAACTGAATCGGTGGGGTCAGAGACTTAGCGGCGACTCGGTATGGAATTCCTACAAAGTGCGTCTCGGCGGTAAAGTTCATCTTCGCCAGCCAGTTGTCGCCGTAAACGGGCAGGAACGCCAGACCGTATGCCTCGAACTCCAGAGGGATTACATGCAGGTTTCCATTCTCGTCCCTGACTGTTACGTTGAATCCGACTGGCACACCAACGGAGAATCCCCTGGGCAGAGAGGGCACGTCAATAACCAGAACCACCTGGGCCGAGCCGTCCACGTTAAGCTCCTCGACCTCGCTTTCCCCGGAGTAGAACTTCCAGCCAACCGACTCCGGAAGGCCTTCGACGCCAAGCTTCACCCTGCCCGAACCGGAGAGAACGAGTGCATAGCTGCCCTTTCCACCGAGGGGGACTTTTATACTCGTTGAGAGCGCCTCGACCGAGATGCCGGAAGCGCCAGCCTCGGCCGTGAAGGAGAAAGTTCCCGAGTCGGAGGAAGCTAGGATGGTTGGATACCTAACCTCCTCGGGAACCTTGAAGGTCAGCGAGACGCTCTCCCCTGGCCCTATGGAGACCTCTGAATATGTTGGACTTCCCACCACAACGCCGTTTTGGGTCACGCTGACGAAACCCCTGAAAGGAGACTCCCCCGTGTTTTTGAGGACAACCCTGAGATGCTCCCCCTCCCTGGAGATGTTTTCGAGAACCAGAAGCGCCGGCCTGAAGTAGAAGGTCTGCTGGATTACTTTTCCGTAATCAACCACTACCGCTCCCTGGTTTATAAAGTTGGAGAACTCCACCCAGCTGGTTCCCCGCTGGAGCAGGATTTTCTTCGACTCCAAAACCATGTTACTGCTGTAAAGGAGGCTGAAGGTGGCGTTAACCGGGTCGCCTTTGTTAAGAACCTTTACCTTAACACCTTTACTGCCCGTTATTTCCTCGATTTCAACCTGAGGCTCTAAGGTTCCAAGGAAAACATCCTTTGAGATGCCCTTCTCCTTTAGACTAAAGACCAGCGTCTGGCCCGGGTTTGGAACCTTGAAAACTATCTCTTCGCCTGGTGCAAGGTTCAGCTCCACTTCCTTTAGGACAGTGCTTGAGGAAATGGGAAAAGCGCCTTGAGAAGACGACGAAACAGAAAGAGTGTCGTTGAGCGGATAAAAGCCCGTGTTTTTAATCTTTACCTTGGCGTAGGTGTCGAAGGCTTCTATGACCTCAACACCGAAGTCGTACTTCTTCATAACTCTCACGCTTGTATAGTTGCCGAGTATGTGAGCGGTGAGCCTCTGGTTCTGGCGGTCGTATGAGCCGATGACGTAAGTCACGTTGCCCACTGTGATGTTTTCGCCGAAAGCGAGAACGGAATACGTTTCTTCTCCATGACTCGAAACGCTCACGAGGAACCTGTCCCCGCTCTGGCCGGGGTCAAAGGTAAAGACCTGGCCGTCCACTATGAGGACTTCATCGATTCCTACTTCAATGGAAAGAGCTGTAGCCTGCCCGGCCAGCAGGATGAGGAGGAAGACCGCGAAAGTGAGGGTTTTCACGCGCGCCATCGTTCTCATCCCCTGTACTCCCTTCTGTAAAGCCCGAGGATCGCAAGCATCAGGCTCAGGAGCATGACCGATGCGAAGAACACCAGCGTCGTTGACGGGTCGCCCTTGTAGACGTCAAGCCCCGTGTGGAGCGTGAACCTGTCCCTCAAGAGAACTCCGAGCTGGTAGTTGAGCGTGAACCTCTCGGGGTCGTCGAAGAAAGGCAACTGCGGGAGGATGAACTGGGCGACGAATATCACTCCAAAGCTCGCCAGAGAGGCGTAGAGGGGCCTCGAAAGAACCACTGAGAGGGCCATTGCGAACGCTCCTAGAGAGCCGAGCAGGAGGATGGTCACCTCAAGGGAGTAGAGCAGGTCACCGAACGTCGCCCTAAGGCCGGTGAAACCTTGCTTGTAAAGCAGAACCATATAAATCTGCATGACCAGGTAGGGCAGTCCGAAGACCACCAACATTCCCGTAAGCCCGCCGAGGAACTTTCCGATGACGAGTTCGCTCTTTCTAACGGGTTTCGTCAGGAGAACCCTTATCGTACCCTTGTCTATCTCGCTTCCAAGGAGTTCGCTCATCAGGATTATGACCACGAGCTGGCCTATGACGCTCGCCCAGAAGTTGACGAGGTAAGTGGAGAAGTTAACCTGGAAGGATATCCTGAGCGCGCGCGTGCTGTACTCGGTGATCTCTTCGTGGGTGAAGAAGTAGACGACAACTGGGAGGAACATCAGGAGGGTCATGAGCTTGAGGCGGCGGGAGCGCAGTAACCTTTTCACTTCCATCCCGTATATTATCCCGAGCCGCGATTCAAAGGAAAAGTGAGAATCTTTCAAACTTCACACCTCCTCGCCCACTCCAAACTTCTCCATCAGGATTCTCTCAAGCGGACTCGTGTGCGGCCTGAAGAGCTTCAGTCTGATGCCGTTTTCCACGAGGTACTTCGGAAAGGCCAGGAAGAACTCGTCAAGAAAGCGCGGATCAACTTTGACCCTGAGGATTCCCTCCTCTTCCCAGGCCTCACGGATGTAGGGCTTCTCACGCAGGAACGCCATCGCCTTTCCATTGTCGCTGGTCAGAACGTCGTAGTCGTCCTCCTCAATGCTCGCAAGCTCCCTGACCCTGCCCTGGGCGAGCATCGTACCGCGGTTTATCAGCCCGACGTAGTTGCACATTTTCTCGACCTCGCTGACTATGTGGGAGCTTATGAAGATCGTCTTGCCTGCCTTGGCGAGCTGGATGACCTTCCCAATAAACTCCATTCTCCCGAGGGGGTCGAGGTTCGCTGTTGGTTCATCCAGTATGAGGAGCTCTGGGTTTCCCATCAGCGCCGCGGCGAAGCTCGCCCTCTGCTTCTGACCGGAGGAAAGCTCCCCAATCCTGTTCATGGCCAGCTTACCAATTCCAGCGTACTCCATAAGCTCCTTCGCCTGCTCCATGGCGTCTTCCTTCTTCATACCAGCCAGGCGGCCCATATAGACCAGAAACTCGAAAATCGTCATGTCTTCATAAGCTATCGGCACCTCGGGCATGTATCCGACCCGCTTCATGATCTCAACCCTGTCGTTGGGCATCCTCAGGCCAAAAATCCGTATCTCGCCGTAGGTAGGCCTCAGTGCCCCGGTCAGCATCTTTATAGTGGTCGTTTTTCCCGCACCGTTTGGCCCGAGGAAGCCGTAAACGACCCCCTTAGGCACTTTGAGGTTGAGGTGGTACACTACGTTCCTCTTGCCGAAGAACTTGGTGAGCTTGTTTGTTTCTATGACGTAAGTTCCCATCTCAACACCCAAAGGAACATCGAAACGAAATTAGTTAAAGGTTTCGGCATTACTCTCTAACCGATGATGCTTAGAAACATCGGTCTGGACAGTTCGGCACGGTTTGCCTTTCAGAGCCACGCCCACACGGATCACTTTGTCAGCGGTGAAGTTATCTTCGCAACAAAGGCGACCAAATATCTCAGTCATCTCAGGAAGGGGGGCTTCTATCGGGAAGTGGAGTTTGCAAAAACTTTCTACATCGGCGATTTCAAAGCGAAGCTCTATCCAGCGGGCCACATGCTCGGCTCGGCCGG
This sequence is a window from Thermococcus kodakarensis KOD1. Protein-coding genes within it:
- a CDS encoding PadR family transcriptional regulator, yielding MEKPKFRGHLKLLVLKLLEEGPLHGYGVMAELEKRYGMPQPSPGAIYPILASLKRSGLIEVAGEGKREKKLYRITEKGREYLKEHEYEVNEAIETAERFREFARLGGRELAEVLKETFNSINELGEEQRRALAKEFAEFTKRVRLILLGEIKEGTE
- a CDS encoding ATP-binding cassette domain-containing protein, coding for MSEALVVENLVKKYGDFEAVKGVSFKVKRGEIFAFLGPNGAGKTTTVHVLTTLLRPTSGRAIVAGHDVVEEPMEVRKRIGIVFQDPSLDRELTAWENMYIHGRIYGLKGSELREKIERLLKFVELWEFKDKPVKTFSGGMQRRLEIARSLLHEPEVLFLDEPTIGLDPQTRAHIWDYIRAMKEEHNMTIFLTTHYMDEAEMLADRIAIIDHGKIIAEGTAEKLKKLVGNDVIYFKLDAPEELKCLESGFIRGCKVLPDGRVALEVENAAEALPGLFELANERGIRILEVTYHRPTLNDVFLHLTGREIRDEGPENPMASFVRMRMRRR
- a CDS encoding ABC transporter permease, producing the protein MEALTTMAYRQLKRFSRARSRVIGMIINPLIWLVFFGLGWSKVFDNPMTKMIFGGVDYLTFLAPGIFAMTVFNMSFIAGVSVIWDKQFGFLKEVLVAPASRRGSILGRIIGDSLVTLAQGTIILTLTYPLAESLKLSGFLPALGVGFLLSMAFSGFGVSLALKMESMEGFQMVMMVLMLPLTFLSGAIYPIDTMPGWMKALAYINPLTYAVDGARHFLVGANVAKFSLAVDLGVLTVLAALLVGLAMVEFERATIG
- a CDS encoding phosphoglycerate kinase — its product is MFRITDFTYEGKTVFLRADLNSPVEKGRITSDARFRAVLPTIQHLLDNGAKLVIATHQSRPYKGDYITTEEHAQILSRLLGQEVEYVEDIFGKYARERISSLKPGEAIILENLRFSAEEVFNRSIEECEKTFFVRKLAPLIDYVVNDAFATAHRSQPSLVGFARLKPMIMGKLMETEVDALSKAYESEERPRVYVLGGAKVDDSLRVAENVLRKGKADLILTGGLVGQIFTLAKGFDLGDANIEFLHRKGLLELVDWAEKILDEFYPYVRTPVDFAIDYKGERLEVDLLGGEKRLFDQYPILDIGSRTVEKYREILIGAKIIVANGPMGVFEREEFAVGTVGVFRAIGESPAFSVVGGGHSIASIYRYNITGISHISTGGGAMLSFFAGEELPVLKALKISYERFKDRVKE
- a CDS encoding restriction endonuclease, which codes for MPWTQDIVRMLSREDIIEYLAEVLDKMGFRNHEKVADRSRWGVDIVAVRDDPLAGTEKLLIKVHTGSLASSKEVSVFGDLIDRYKADRGILISPLGFTKDARTVVAKEYRARIILWDAEKLAKTFSNYGIKVPEIKPQESEEKAEETPLTKFELDAPLLFEFSPEGVLKAIAREASRKYPIKPEDIKISFLKVYLSTAYIISWSAREGESEEKGKALVFSEEKIVSQAQSDPKLATPVKKALLNDRSEIYATEREIESSLSPSESVLVLKNTLSEKLGVPESNITIHERKKVYVPTKAEAELKVGANRARAVVDPNTNEVQLDVSELPDEYFLQTVTEILMDRIGEEPLESKIERNNGKVKVFGKTERFNFEFKFNGYTGAVVYEESLITDEALRELISNKYPAGTILDIEKGKKVAIVEVGLKEGIVILEVNLENGELKEITTLPSPEEAFKKAKPIIENNFPVKNLKLVSSRVLEHKFLEITMEGEGGKATAKIDGDTKDVLDYFVEITPQKAEELVLAKYPGYRTLGVSESDEVYTVEIENDKHKVTVKATKDGKILEEADRVLKKEVAEKIAEEKVKDIDETAEIKGIRLDGDWVVEFQGGSKVGKLVLDRKTGEVKEENVRFTELALEEAFHEHLKKLYGETELKTERLTHYKEEGYIHIKVAGKNSLYYARIDTKTGKILSEDRAPIKGITAKLKQLQLESKYK
- a CDS encoding acyl-CoA mutase large subunit family protein, encoding MTFDKEKLKKIREEEERWNETTVKKFLEKAPERKEKFMTDDGFEIKRLYTPADLGEDWDYLEKLGFPGEYPFTRGVYATMYRGRFWTMRQYAGFGTAEESNKRYKYLLSQGQTGLSVAFDLPTQMGYDSDHPMAEGEVGKVGVAIDSLWDMEILFDGIPLDKVSTSMTINATAANLLAMYILVAEKQGVPQNVLRGTVQNDILKEYIARGTYIFPPQPSMRLTTDIIMYCAENVPKWNSISISGYHIREAGANAVQEVAFTLADGIEYVKAVIERGMDVDKFAPRLSFFFNAHNNFLEEIAKFRAARRLWAYIMKEWFHAKNPRSMMLRFHTQTAGSTLTAQQPENNIVRVAIQALAAVLGGTQSLHTNSYDEALSLPTEKSVRIALRTQQIIAYESGVVDTVDPLGGAYYIEWLTDHIYEEALKYIEKIQKMGGMMRAIERGYIQKEIADSAYKYQKEVEEKKRIIVGVNEFVVDEPLDVEILKVDPSIRDKQIERLKKLRSTRDSKKVEESLDKLRKAAETEDENLMPYIIEAHRHLATLGEVTDVLREVWGEYRAPLIF
- a CDS encoding COG1470 family protein encodes the protein MRTMARVKTLTFAVFLLILLAGQATALSIEVGIDEVLIVDGQVFTFDPGQSGDRFLVSVSSHGEETYSVLAFGENITVGNVTYVIGSYDRQNQRLTAHILGNYTSVRVMKKYDFGVEVIEAFDTYAKVKIKNTGFYPLNDTLSVSSSSQGAFPISSSTVLKEVELNLAPGEEIVFKVPNPGQTLVFSLKEKGISKDVFLGTLEPQVEIEEITGSKGVKVKVLNKGDPVNATFSLLYSSNMVLESKKILLQRGTSWVEFSNFINQGAVVVDYGKVIQQTFYFRPALLVLENISREGEHLRVVLKNTGESPFRGFVSVTQNGVVVGSPTYSEVSIGPGESVSLTFKVPEEVRYPTILASSDSGTFSFTAEAGASGISVEALSTSIKVPLGGKGSYALVLSGSGRVKLGVEGLPESVGWKFYSGESEVEELNVDGSAQVVLVIDVPSLPRGFSVGVPVGFNVTVRDENGNLHVIPLEFEAYGLAFLPVYGDNWLAKMNFTAETHFVGIPYRVAAKSLTPPIQFEHYPGEKIAFSYGNYVRSGLDITLHVLSSSGEILHSSSQGKGRPDFVVFNESDFMLMLEGDRFDAVLLVADYLRKPENISFELLPKQFGEGIKTFILNATSLRGKKLALDVNADRPVEVRVYYFTLNREREDFDPLSADFKGAFRGKGEHVSGEVPLRPYEDFVAISIIGTGNVSLTMTAKEVPVSVSGIGKYSGELTVALLALLLVVVIALERRLG